A DNA window from Aureibacter tunicatorum contains the following coding sequences:
- a CDS encoding DoxX family protein — protein MKLHESQISKARKISGYVLSILPSLMIVFSGSNKILGIEWMVEAMKRIPHIGEMTLFIGMLEIACVIIYWIPRVSNIGFFLLCSYTGGIIVAEIVANYSPLPGIMLAIFLYTGTMLRKPSLSGLKL, from the coding sequence ATGAAGTTACACGAAAGTCAAATCAGCAAAGCAAGAAAAATTTCAGGCTATGTCTTATCTATTTTGCCGTCATTAATGATCGTTTTTAGTGGCAGCAATAAAATACTGGGCATTGAATGGATGGTCGAAGCGATGAAACGCATTCCTCATATTGGAGAAATGACACTATTCATCGGCATGCTCGAAATCGCTTGCGTGATTATATATTGGATTCCAAGAGTCAGCAACATCGGATTTTTTCTATTATGTTCCTATACAGGCGGAATCATTGTCGCAGAAATTGTCGCTAATTATTCCCCCTTGCCTGGAATAATGCTGGCAATATTTCTTTATACAGGCACAATGCTTCGCAAACCTTCTCTTTCTGGATTAAAGCTCTAA
- a CDS encoding VIT domain-containing protein codes for MRNYFLLFFLMSLSVTLVAQTPTLKVSENGKKTNLEIQRMHVSVEIIGNIAVTTCDMLFANHTNLILEGDFVLPLKADQEICRYALDINGELREGVVIEKVKARQTYETIVRRKIDPGIIQITKGNIFKTQIYPIPANGTKRVVIAWSENLSTKNNHLKYTLPLNSDQSIGNFKLNVNVLNKNLEVNDKINHQNFSFDKQHNSSIYKFERNNYIPSEAITFALPKLDHDKFHLFTHEEQGITFFQLQTSIPELSTSLKPTPNRIAIYWDISSSANNDQKLKEKEFLSQYLQMISKYNPKAKIDLYSFNIYSKYITTFKLHNNHDNIMEKVNSLEYDGATQIDNIFSTIKDYKYDEILLFSDGINTIGKDKIYHPLVKNEISLIPIHTIVSSLGSNYSLLKRVSKESDGRFIDLHTQDIDQAINELNVSKEKLINIKVKNGNAVEIYPKTPYVVDKEIFITGKMIGEEAMLILNFGKDGRITQTKTIAISAKKAKKHHWAKRAWASGKLDELSMNYETNRSEILNLSKKHSILSKGTSFIVLDNLRDYVTHEIVPPPSMQEAYYRMLKRKPIPAKVSHEQVLAFSQNYMNKLSYWYDNTKISQKKKTNFQMDSDLEEVIDIPQTTQPPPPPVNFSNDEREEEIEVDFDIEIEEDSELEEVILEEAPMEEEAVEEFSNNSSNSIRMRNNSGRAGYLKTKENISNKSSIKLLPWESNAEYLSFIKNASDENLESIYYSLKMQNLKRPAFFIQVADWYFLQGKSQRASEILSNIVEMDLENPELLKTTARRFRQAQQYSFAIELYKEILKLRPEEPQSYRDLALCLEESGDYQAAFDHFAMILNKEWGRFEPIKEVVLTEINHLITLHKDSIDTSRLDSSLIKEMPVDIKIVIDWSSNDNDIDLWVTDPRNEKCYYKNTTTKIKGKISKDFTQGYGPEEFLIKQAISGNYIVEINYYSESRQRITGPVTVSATMYTNYGRSNEKKEQSTAQLETGKKTLKIAELAFKPDSI; via the coding sequence ATGAGAAACTATTTTTTGTTATTTTTCCTCATGTCATTATCCGTGACTTTAGTTGCACAAACCCCGACATTAAAAGTCTCTGAAAATGGCAAAAAAACAAATCTGGAAATACAAAGAATGCATGTCAGTGTCGAAATCATTGGCAATATCGCAGTAACAACTTGCGATATGCTTTTTGCTAATCATACCAACTTGATCCTCGAAGGCGACTTTGTTTTACCCTTGAAAGCTGATCAGGAAATATGCAGATATGCGCTTGATATCAATGGCGAACTGAGGGAAGGCGTAGTGATCGAAAAAGTAAAAGCTCGTCAAACATACGAAACCATTGTAAGACGAAAAATTGACCCTGGCATTATTCAAATTACCAAAGGCAATATCTTCAAAACACAAATTTATCCGATACCCGCAAATGGCACAAAAAGAGTAGTCATCGCGTGGTCGGAAAACCTGTCTACAAAAAATAACCATTTAAAATACACACTTCCACTTAATAGCGACCAATCTATAGGAAATTTCAAGCTGAATGTAAATGTTCTTAACAAGAACCTTGAAGTTAATGATAAAATTAATCATCAAAACTTCTCCTTTGACAAGCAACACAACTCTTCTATATACAAATTTGAGAGAAACAATTACATCCCATCAGAGGCCATTACATTCGCTCTACCCAAACTGGATCATGACAAATTTCATTTATTTACTCATGAAGAACAAGGAATCACATTTTTTCAATTACAAACATCTATTCCCGAACTGTCCACTTCCTTAAAGCCAACCCCAAACCGTATAGCTATTTATTGGGATATTTCATCTTCTGCAAACAATGACCAAAAGCTCAAGGAAAAAGAATTTCTGAGTCAGTATCTGCAAATGATTTCAAAATATAATCCCAAAGCAAAAATTGACTTATACTCATTTAATATTTATTCAAAATACATAACTACTTTTAAATTGCATAATAACCATGATAACATCATGGAAAAGGTAAATTCGCTCGAATATGACGGAGCTACCCAAATTGACAATATCTTTTCAACAATAAAAGATTATAAATACGATGAAATTCTTTTATTTTCAGATGGCATCAATACTATAGGCAAAGATAAAATATATCACCCCCTCGTCAAGAATGAAATTAGTTTGATTCCTATTCATACAATAGTTTCATCTCTGGGAAGCAATTATAGTTTATTAAAACGTGTTTCAAAAGAAAGCGATGGTCGATTTATAGATTTGCATACCCAAGATATTGATCAAGCCATAAATGAGTTAAATGTCTCCAAGGAAAAACTAATAAACATCAAAGTTAAAAATGGAAATGCAGTTGAAATATACCCTAAAACACCTTATGTAGTAGACAAAGAAATCTTCATAACCGGTAAAATGATTGGAGAAGAAGCCATGCTAATTTTGAATTTTGGCAAAGATGGAAGAATCACCCAAACAAAAACCATAGCCATCAGTGCTAAGAAAGCTAAAAAACATCATTGGGCCAAAAGAGCTTGGGCTTCTGGAAAACTGGATGAATTATCGATGAATTATGAGACAAACAGATCTGAGATTTTAAATCTGAGCAAAAAACATAGCATACTAAGCAAAGGAACTTCATTTATCGTGCTGGATAATCTTAGAGATTATGTTACGCATGAAATTGTACCTCCACCAAGCATGCAAGAAGCTTATTATCGAATGTTAAAGCGAAAACCAATACCTGCCAAGGTATCTCATGAACAAGTACTTGCCTTCTCCCAAAACTACATGAATAAACTATCTTATTGGTATGACAATACAAAAATTTCTCAAAAGAAAAAAACTAATTTTCAAATGGATAGCGACTTGGAAGAAGTCATAGATATTCCACAAACTACTCAACCCCCTCCCCCTCCTGTTAATTTTTCAAATGATGAAAGAGAGGAAGAAATCGAGGTTGACTTTGATATTGAAATAGAAGAAGATTCCGAACTTGAAGAGGTTATACTTGAAGAGGCTCCCATGGAGGAAGAAGCTGTAGAGGAGTTTTCAAATAATAGTTCTAATTCAATAAGAATGAGAAATAATAGCGGTAGAGCTGGATATTTAAAAACAAAAGAAAATATTTCCAATAAATCTTCTATTAAATTACTGCCATGGGAATCGAACGCGGAATATCTATCTTTTATCAAAAATGCCTCTGATGAAAATCTTGAATCCATATACTATAGCCTAAAAATGCAAAACCTTAAGCGTCCTGCGTTTTTCATTCAAGTAGCAGATTGGTATTTTCTACAAGGCAAGAGTCAACGAGCAAGTGAAATTCTTTCCAACATCGTCGAAATGGATCTTGAAAATCCGGAGCTATTAAAAACAACAGCAAGACGTTTTAGGCAAGCGCAGCAATATTCTTTCGCCATAGAGTTGTATAAAGAAATATTAAAGTTACGACCTGAAGAGCCTCAATCTTATCGAGATCTAGCTTTGTGTCTTGAGGAATCAGGTGATTATCAAGCTGCATTTGATCATTTTGCCATGATACTAAATAAAGAATGGGGAAGATTTGAGCCAATCAAAGAAGTTGTACTTACCGAAATCAATCATTTAATAACTCTCCACAAAGATAGTATTGACACGAGCAGATTAGACTCATCTCTTATAAAAGAAATGCCGGTAGACATAAAAATTGTGATTGACTGGAGCAGCAACGACAATGATATTGATCTGTGGGTGACAGATCCACGAAATGAAAAGTGTTATTACAAAAACACAACAACAAAAATCAAAGGCAAAATCAGCAAGGATTTTACTCAAGGATATGGTCCCGAAGAATTTTTGATCAAACAAGCAATTTCAGGAAACTATATTGTTGAAATAAATTATTACAGCGAATCTAGACAAAGAATCACTGGTCCAGTAACAGTATCCGCAACCATGTATACCAACTATGGACGCAGTAATGAGAAAAAAGAGCAAAGTACCGCTCAATTAGAAACTGGCAAG
- a CDS encoding DUF1330 domain-containing protein: MNHQQTTVAKPAYMIAFVRIEDHESFNEIYLNHAIAIVEKYGGKTFAMAENPPSLEGEIPKGRLVILEFPSKENAYGFYNDPEYQPLKKARHKISDSDSVIIERFY, encoded by the coding sequence ATGAATCATCAACAAACAACAGTTGCCAAGCCCGCTTACATGATCGCATTTGTGCGTATAGAAGATCATGAATCTTTCAATGAAATCTATCTAAACCACGCAATTGCCATCGTTGAAAAATATGGAGGCAAAACTTTTGCAATGGCTGAAAATCCGCCTTCATTGGAAGGCGAAATACCAAAAGGAAGATTAGTAATATTGGAGTTTCCATCTAAGGAAAATGCTTATGGATTCTACAATGATCCGGAATACCAACCATTGAAAAAAGCCCGTCATAAGATCAGCGATAGCGATTCAGTCATAATAGAAAGGTTCTATTAA